The following is a genomic window from Rhodoferax sp. PAMC 29310.
CACCTTTGCGTTGAATCCACAACTCGCCCCTCCATTCGCCGCGCTCTTCGAGCACTCGTCGCCGGTTGGCATAGAACTCAAGATCCTGCTGAGGTGACCGGAACAGGGTCGCGTCGCGCCCCACCACGTCTTCGCGGGAGTAACCGGTCAGCCGCGTGAATGAGTCGTTCACGGCGATGACCGTGGCATCAGCATCGGTAATGACGATCGCCTCGCTCGCCTGAGCGAAAACGCTGGCGGCAAGCTTCAATTCAGACTGTGTGCGCCTAGTCTCGGTGTTATCGGTGACAGTGGCGATGGCGGCCGTGCCGTCCCAATCGATCGTACGCGTATCCAGGCTCCAATGGCGCACCTCGCCCGACTTGGTCGCGAAACGGCATTCGTAGGTCGTGGGTACGTCTTCCCCGCGCATGCGGCGCTGGTGCAAATCAACCAACCAGGCACGATCTTCCTCGAGCACAAATGGCAGGAAGGGCTTGCCGTGCAACTCATCCGCCGAGAACCCGAGTAATGTTCTCGCCGTTGCATTGGTAAACCTGATGACGCCCTGTTGAGTCACGACAACGCCAAGGGGCAGGTCTTCGATGAATCTACGATAGCGAGCCTCCGACTGCCTAAGCGCCTCGTCAAGCCGATAGCGCTCGGTGACATCCTGAAACCCGGCCATCATCAGCGGCTCGGCAGGATCCTCAATCACCGCAGCTCCCATCAGGAAAATACGCTGCTCACCGCTCTTGAGGCGCATCAACAA
Proteins encoded in this region:
- a CDS encoding bifunctional diguanylate cyclase/phosphodiesterase, whose product is MGDEKRYERVFHVSPISMSLTTLREGRFIDVNGAMERITGYTRDETIGHTSVEMGIWVDPEVARAVIVADLAANGVVRDRELLMRLKSGEQRIFLMGAAVIEDPAEPLMMAGFQDVTERYRLDEALRQSEARYRRFIEDLPLGVVVTQQGVIRFTNATARTLLGFSADELHGKPFLPFVLEEDRAWLVDLHQRRMRGEDVPTTYECRFATKSGEVRHWSLDTRTIDWDGTAAIATVTDNTETRRTQSELKLAASVFAQASEAIVITDADATVIAVNDSFTRLTGYSREDVVGRDATLFRSPQQDLEFYANRRRVLEERGEWRGELWIQRKGGGLFAVSESISRVQDLNGAVSHYVALFSDITEAKRHQQQLEHLAHFDFLTSLPNRVLLADRLQQAMVQNMQCGQSLAVVYLDLDGFKAVNDLYGHDTGDRSSDRSRAAPENCIA